The following proteins come from a genomic window of Paenibacillus swuensis:
- a CDS encoding ABC transporter permease — protein MQQARVEGPAWKLSQTTPSVRWKRTRDFYKKLSKNKLSLTGGYIVLFYLCIAVLAPVLPIADPFKIDLVHKLQTPSLQHWMGTDDKGRDILSRLVFGTRISLSVGFVSMFMGAIIGTFLGLVAGYYGRWVDTIIMRVIDVLLAFPGILIALAIVSALGASLINVMVAVGIYTIPLFARIVRGSTLSVKRLEYVDAIRALGATDVTIITKHIMPNILSPIIVQATLRLGTAILTVAGLSFLGLGAQPPSPEWGAMLSNGRDFLFTAPHIAVFPGLAISTLVLAINVFGDGLRDALDPRIRK, from the coding sequence ATGCAGCAAGCCCGCGTCGAAGGTCCGGCCTGGAAGCTTTCTCAAACCACACCATCCGTTCGTTGGAAGCGCACCAGGGACTTTTACAAGAAACTCAGCAAGAACAAACTGTCGCTCACCGGAGGCTATATCGTTCTCTTCTACTTATGTATCGCTGTGCTGGCTCCGGTGCTTCCGATTGCGGACCCGTTCAAGATTGACCTTGTCCATAAACTGCAGACTCCGTCCCTTCAACACTGGATGGGAACGGACGATAAAGGCCGCGACATCCTGTCACGCCTCGTGTTCGGCACCCGCATCTCATTATCCGTCGGCTTTGTATCCATGTTTATGGGAGCCATAATAGGCACGTTTCTCGGACTTGTTGCGGGCTATTATGGGAGATGGGTTGACACCATCATCATGCGCGTTATTGATGTGCTTCTCGCCTTTCCCGGCATATTGATCGCGCTCGCGATCGTCAGCGCTTTGGGCGCCAGCCTCATTAATGTGATGGTGGCCGTAGGCATATACACGATTCCGCTGTTTGCCCGAATTGTGCGAGGATCTACGCTCTCGGTGAAACGGCTCGAGTATGTGGACGCGATCCGGGCGCTGGGCGCAACCGATGTGACGATCATCACGAAGCATATCATGCCGAACATTCTCTCGCCGATTATCGTGCAAGCCACGCTGCGTCTCGGGACGGCGATCCTGACTGTGGCCGGTTTGTCCTTCCTCGGACTCGGCGCGCAGCCGCCTTCTCCCGAATGGGGCGCGATGCTCAGCAACGGCCGCGATTTCCTCTTTACGGCGCCGCATATCGCGGTGTTTCCCGGTTTGGCCATCTCTACACTGGTGTTAGCCATCAACGTGTTCGGCGACGGGCTGCGAGACGCCCTGGATCCGCGTATCCGCAAATAG
- the nikB gene encoding nickel ABC transporter permease, producing the protein MHIYLLRRIIQLIPVLLGVTLVVFLIMQLIPGDPAVLLAGEGATAETVAAIRHELGLDRPILVQYLSYVSEVARGDLGESIRSNRPVLEEIKVRLPVTIQLATASIVISILLGLVAGIISATRQYSAWDTVLMLVALLGVSLPSFWIGLLLIFTFSVKMHLLPVAGWGTFQHMILPALTLGASGAAIVARMTRSSMLDVIRQDYIRTARAKGLKENIVIWKHALKNALIPVITVVGLQFGAMLGGTVIVESIFAINGLGRLIVDAIRTRDLPMVQGGVLIACFIFVMVNLMVDILYRAFNKRIELD; encoded by the coding sequence ATGCACATTTATCTTTTGCGCCGGATCATTCAGCTCATTCCGGTATTGCTCGGTGTTACTTTGGTTGTGTTTCTCATTATGCAGCTCATCCCCGGGGATCCTGCCGTTCTGCTCGCAGGCGAGGGGGCTACAGCGGAAACGGTGGCTGCCATACGTCACGAGCTGGGGTTGGACCGACCGATTCTGGTGCAATATCTGAGCTATGTAAGCGAAGTTGCGCGGGGGGATCTTGGTGAATCCATTCGCTCCAACCGCCCTGTGCTTGAGGAGATTAAGGTTCGCCTACCCGTCACCATCCAATTGGCCACCGCCAGTATCGTCATTTCCATCCTGCTCGGTCTGGTCGCCGGCATCATCTCCGCAACCCGCCAATACAGCGCTTGGGACACCGTGCTTATGCTCGTCGCTCTGCTTGGCGTCTCCCTGCCGAGTTTCTGGATCGGGTTATTGCTTATCTTTACGTTTTCCGTCAAAATGCACCTCCTCCCCGTAGCCGGCTGGGGCACGTTTCAGCATATGATTCTCCCGGCGCTGACCTTAGGCGCATCAGGGGCGGCCATCGTGGCCCGCATGACGCGTTCCTCCATGCTCGACGTCATCCGGCAGGATTACATCCGGACGGCCCGGGCCAAGGGACTGAAGGAGAATATCGTGATTTGGAAACACGCTTTGAAGAACGCTTTGATCCCGGTCATCACTGTGGTGGGACTGCAATTCGGGGCGATGCTCGGCGGAACGGTGATCGTGGAGTCGATTTTTGCCATTAACGGGTTAGGGCGCCTCATTGTGGATGCCATTCGTACGCGAGATTTGCCGATGGTGCAGGGGGGCGTGCTGATCGCTTGTTTTATTTTTGTCATGGTCAATCTGATGGTCGACATCCTGTATCGGGCTTTCAACAAACGAATTGAGCTTGATTAA
- a CDS encoding ABC transporter ATP-binding protein yields the protein MTNTSTLPRELMKVEHLKKYFPVKGGLLGRTMQTLKAVDDVSFSIYEGETLSIVGESGCGKSTTGRALLRLDEPTEGQIRFQDTDLLKLGKRKLRQTRKDMQIIFQDPFGSLNPKQTIQQLLYEALDIQEIVPRGKRIFRIAELMELVGLHPDTMYRYPHEFSGGQRQRIGIARALAVEPKLIVCDEAVSALDVSVQAQILNLLKSLQQQLKLTYLFISHDLAVVRHISDRVMVMYLGKVVEIAPKASLFRAPQHPYTQALLSAIPSVRATSPKEKIILKGEIPSPLNPPQGCRFHTRCPLAVERCVNEEPLLMPVGAEGHFAACHFAPKDACHSDSN from the coding sequence ATGACGAATACATCCACCCTGCCCCGAGAGTTAATGAAAGTCGAACACCTCAAGAAATACTTCCCGGTGAAGGGCGGCCTCCTTGGACGCACCATGCAGACCTTGAAGGCGGTGGACGATGTCAGCTTCTCCATCTATGAAGGGGAAACGCTCAGCATCGTCGGCGAGTCCGGCTGCGGCAAGTCCACTACCGGGCGCGCGCTCCTGCGGCTCGACGAACCGACCGAAGGGCAGATCCGCTTTCAGGATACGGATCTGCTCAAACTTGGAAAGCGCAAGCTTCGCCAGACGCGCAAAGACATGCAGATCATCTTCCAGGATCCGTTCGGCTCGCTGAACCCTAAACAAACCATCCAACAGCTCCTTTACGAAGCGCTGGACATTCAAGAGATTGTGCCGCGCGGCAAGCGCATCTTCCGCATCGCTGAGCTGATGGAACTTGTCGGGCTGCATCCCGACACGATGTACCGTTACCCGCATGAGTTCAGCGGCGGGCAACGGCAACGGATCGGCATCGCCCGCGCGCTGGCCGTCGAGCCCAAGCTGATCGTCTGCGACGAGGCGGTGTCCGCGCTGGACGTATCGGTACAGGCGCAGATCCTCAATCTGCTGAAGTCCCTTCAGCAGCAGCTCAAACTCACCTACTTGTTCATCTCACATGATCTGGCAGTGGTTAGACATATCTCGGATCGCGTCATGGTGATGTACCTGGGCAAGGTTGTGGAAATTGCCCCAAAGGCATCCCTGTTTCGGGCACCGCAACATCCCTACACTCAGGCTTTGCTGTCGGCGATTCCCAGTGTGCGCGCCACCTCGCCCAAAGAGAAAATCATCCTCAAAGGCGAGATTCCTTCGCCTCTGAACCCGCCGCAAGGGTGCCGCTTTCACACCCGCTGCCCGTTGGCCGTGGAGCGATGCGTAAACGAAGAGCCTCTCCTTATGCCGGTGGGTGCGGAGGGACATTTCGCCGCGTGCCATTTTGCGCCAAAAGATGCTTGTCATTCCGATTCCAACTAA
- a CDS encoding sensor histidine kinase, translating into MVQFEGFTILITFFILSPILGAFTLMFLFIFERRIDLLENKKLELELERSLQQAVYNQLNQQIEPHFLFNTLNAVLSLARLGRTEELVKSIESLSLYFKFKYQTTDPLIPFSLEAKYAEYYLDIQKLRFGPRLHIDRAYESGMEDAMIPPFLLQTLVENAFKHGLEHRMGEARLSIQCHAAQGAMELIVTDNGCPPYEGVPEVSALPAEPAGHGLDNIRRRLKLYFGENTDVRLITQEEGGTVATARWPLTYTREKEVMR; encoded by the coding sequence ATGGTCCAATTTGAAGGGTTTACGATCCTCATCACTTTCTTCATCCTGTCGCCGATCTTGGGCGCGTTTACGTTGATGTTTTTGTTTATATTCGAACGAAGAATTGATCTGTTGGAGAACAAAAAGCTGGAATTGGAGCTGGAACGCAGCTTGCAGCAAGCGGTATATAATCAGTTGAATCAGCAGATCGAGCCGCATTTCCTGTTTAACACGCTGAATGCAGTGCTGAGCTTGGCCCGGTTGGGGCGCACGGAGGAACTGGTGAAATCCATCGAGTCGCTGTCGCTGTATTTTAAATTCAAGTATCAGACGACGGATCCGCTTATCCCTTTCTCGCTGGAAGCCAAGTATGCCGAGTACTATCTCGATATCCAAAAGCTTCGCTTCGGCCCCCGTCTGCACATTGACCGCGCCTATGAGTCAGGTATGGAGGACGCGATGATTCCCCCTTTCTTGCTGCAGACGCTGGTAGAAAATGCGTTCAAACATGGTCTGGAGCACCGGATGGGCGAAGCGCGCTTAAGCATTCAATGTCATGCCGCCCAAGGCGCTATGGAACTTATCGTAACAGATAACGGATGCCCTCCTTATGAAGGCGTACCCGAAGTGTCCGCCCTTCCGGCTGAACCCGCCGGACACGGATTGGATAATATCCGGAGGCGGTTAAAGCTTTATTTTGGCGAGAATACGGATGTGCGGTTGATCACTCAAGAAGAAGGCGGGACGGTCGCAACCGCCCGTTGGCCCCTGACTTACACACGTGAGAAAGAGGTGATGAGATGA
- a CDS encoding response regulator transcription factor, giving the protein MNVLLVDDEPLELEQLEFLIKPEFPEWVLYKAHDSRQAMEIAGQVPVHLSFLDIHLPGASGLELGRELRASRKEMDMIMVTAYQNFQYAKESIGLGVVGYITKPLIQSEFLEALEKYKDPGNNGLAAAGMTDGITTKSSVSGELARSGFSSGSARHSDLIKRALAVIHERYAERLSLQDVAEAIHVNATYLSRRFHEEVGPSFSEYMIQYRIEQSRTLLLSTRKWSMSEIAEQTGFNSQHYFSTMFRKVTGVSPKEFREKGI; this is encoded by the coding sequence ATGAATGTGCTGTTGGTAGACGACGAACCGTTGGAACTGGAGCAACTGGAGTTTCTCATCAAGCCTGAATTCCCGGAATGGGTGTTGTACAAGGCGCATGACAGCAGGCAGGCGATGGAAATTGCAGGGCAGGTGCCTGTGCACTTAAGCTTTCTCGACATTCATCTGCCCGGGGCGTCCGGATTGGAGCTGGGTCGGGAACTGAGGGCATCGCGCAAGGAAATGGACATGATCATGGTCACAGCCTATCAAAATTTCCAATACGCCAAAGAGTCCATCGGCCTCGGCGTGGTCGGTTACATCACGAAACCGCTTATTCAATCGGAATTTCTGGAGGCTTTGGAGAAGTATAAAGATCCGGGCAACAACGGCTTGGCGGCGGCAGGTATGACCGATGGAATTACCACCAAGAGTAGTGTATCTGGCGAGTTAGCTCGTTCCGGTTTCTCTTCCGGCTCTGCTCGGCACTCGGACTTGATCAAGCGGGCATTGGCTGTCATTCATGAGCGTTACGCGGAGCGACTAAGCCTGCAGGACGTGGCGGAAGCCATTCATGTGAATGCGACTTATTTGAGCCGGCGGTTTCATGAGGAAGTCGGACCCTCGTTCTCGGAATATATGATCCAGTATCGAATTGAGCAATCCCGAACACTGTTATTGTCCACCCGCAAATGGAGCATGTCGGAAATCGCGGAGCAGACGGGCTTTAACAGCCAGCATTATTTCAGCACGATGTTTCGCAAAGTGACTGGGGTAAGCCCCAAAGAATTTAGGGAAAAGGGGATTTGA
- a CDS encoding SLC5/6 family protein has product MQPHHFNDYIATSLKIGTSAGAVLLLTRTFGNNAMLLHPEGMIRYGLVGGIGYGIMGAIAYLLLGMLARRVKKEAPSAMTIGDYMEAKLQPFGFRLMLGLVAFGGMLALYAQGVAVLVLLKGLFPDFYIPAMMLFLLLCLLYAGMAGMRGIQRISILQISVMFTVAIALPVYFYIRDGIEHIYSGMRLYHPYLLVFSHNEGFMLIAAGLAVGLGHALSDRFAWQQLLALGERKVTSAFVTAGLIGAIFPLVLASIAITSIYSGLIPDGDSLVPLFMDKVHSPFLAALFIAGAVSALSALFGTELQALVSLLVRNIFSPMQDEASERQKVTIGRRMASLLVFAVFASVMLYTPPLPELIFFLGLFHAALVTPLLVLIWQKDSLSNLLPLCAMAGMIAGCVVMGRIDGIHGIVWSLAVSGILAVAVMVWGERRSLYGEQI; this is encoded by the coding sequence TTGCAGCCTCACCACTTCAATGACTATATCGCTACATCACTAAAGATTGGAACCAGTGCCGGCGCCGTTCTGCTGCTAACCCGTACTTTTGGCAACAATGCCATGTTGCTTCATCCGGAAGGGATGATTCGCTACGGCCTTGTCGGAGGCATCGGATACGGGATCATGGGCGCAATCGCATATCTGCTTCTGGGCATGCTGGCCCGGCGTGTGAAGAAAGAAGCCCCGTCCGCGATGACGATCGGCGATTATATGGAAGCCAAGCTGCAGCCGTTCGGATTTCGGTTGATGCTTGGCTTAGTTGCCTTTGGCGGGATGTTGGCGCTCTATGCGCAAGGCGTTGCGGTACTTGTGTTGTTGAAGGGGTTGTTCCCCGATTTTTATATTCCTGCGATGATGCTCTTCCTGCTCTTATGTCTGCTCTACGCAGGGATGGCCGGAATGCGCGGCATTCAGCGCATATCGATCCTGCAGATCAGTGTCATGTTCACCGTCGCGATCGCCCTGCCTGTGTACTTCTATATCCGCGACGGGATTGAACATATTTATTCTGGCATGCGGCTGTACCACCCTTACCTGTTGGTGTTCTCGCACAACGAGGGGTTTATGTTAATCGCGGCCGGGTTGGCAGTCGGCTTGGGTCATGCGCTTAGCGATCGTTTCGCTTGGCAGCAGCTGCTCGCGTTGGGCGAACGGAAAGTCACTTCCGCATTCGTAACCGCCGGCCTGATCGGGGCTATCTTTCCGCTAGTTCTTGCGTCGATAGCCATAACATCCATTTACAGCGGACTTATTCCGGACGGTGACTCGCTTGTTCCGCTGTTCATGGACAAGGTGCACTCGCCTTTTCTGGCCGCTCTGTTTATCGCCGGTGCCGTGTCCGCGCTCAGCGCTTTATTTGGCACCGAGCTGCAGGCATTGGTCAGCCTGCTCGTGCGGAATATCTTCAGCCCAATGCAGGATGAAGCCTCGGAACGCCAGAAAGTCACGATTGGCCGGAGAATGGCATCCCTGCTTGTGTTTGCTGTGTTTGCCAGTGTGATGTTATACACGCCGCCTTTGCCGGAATTGATCTTCTTCCTGGGCCTGTTCCATGCGGCATTGGTCACACCGTTGTTGGTGCTTATTTGGCAAAAAGATTCCTTAAGTAACCTCCTCCCTCTGTGCGCTATGGCCGGGATGATCGCAGGTTGTGTGGTGATGGGCAGGATAGACGGCATTCATGGCATCGTGTGGAGTTTGGCTGTGAGCGGCATTCTGGCCGTGGCGGTCATGGTGTGGGGCGAGCGGCGCAGCTTGTATGGTGAGCAGATTTAG
- a CDS encoding pyridoxamine 5'-phosphate oxidase family protein: MGQSNLERKIIKAMDNNPIGSLATVEGKLPRNRYMMLFHDGLTVYMATDKKTHKVEELEENPNVHLLFGMEKEIVSLEGTCTISDDKDLRHKLWNKEFENWYSGPDDPDYVVLVVEPSRIEYSLNSEENTEMEVWEAEKSKQLQ; encoded by the coding sequence ATGGGCCAAAGTAATCTTGAACGCAAAATCATCAAAGCCATGGACAACAATCCCATCGGTTCGTTAGCAACGGTAGAGGGAAAACTTCCGAGAAATCGTTATATGATGTTGTTCCACGACGGTCTCACGGTATATATGGCTACGGACAAAAAGACGCATAAAGTCGAAGAACTTGAAGAGAACCCCAACGTACATCTGTTGTTCGGCATGGAGAAAGAAATTGTGTCCTTGGAAGGTACATGCACCATCAGCGACGATAAGGACCTGCGCCACAAGCTCTGGAACAAGGAGTTCGAGAATTGGTACAGCGGCCCAGATGATCCGGACTATGTAGTTCTGGTTGTGGAGCCTTCACGAATTGAGTATTCGCTTAATTCGGAGGAAAACACGGAGATGGAAGTTTGGGAAGCCGAGAAAAGCAAGCAACTTCAATAA
- a CDS encoding DoxX family protein, whose translation MRKQTILYWIFTSIVILLMGVGSIPNIISSPQSVELMEHLGYQPYLLPFLGVAKLLGVLAILIPGYPRIKEWAYAGFVFDLTGAMYSTIAVGDINGGLIVFIVGYIAVAGSYIYYHKRLKASSTQFEANVGLNLAAK comes from the coding sequence ATGAGAAAACAAACAATTTTGTACTGGATTTTTACTTCGATCGTTATTTTGCTGATGGGGGTAGGTTCGATTCCAAATATTATATCCAGCCCTCAATCGGTAGAGCTAATGGAACATTTGGGATATCAGCCTTATCTTCTGCCGTTCCTGGGTGTAGCTAAATTGCTCGGTGTGCTGGCGATTCTAATACCGGGTTACCCTCGCATTAAAGAATGGGCCTATGCCGGTTTCGTGTTTGATCTGACGGGCGCGATGTATTCAACGATAGCTGTTGGAGATATTAATGGAGGATTAATCGTGTTTATCGTAGGGTATATTGCCGTTGCAGGCTCTTATATTTACTACCACAAGCGGCTGAAAGCTAGCTCAACACAATTTGAGGCTAATGTCGGCTTGAACCTAGCTGCTAAATAA
- a CDS encoding TolB-like translocation protein, with amino-acid sequence MNISDKFPVYNDYAPSIPIHCVTPDEGRVIHRFFDTSPFSPSGRYLGLFRMPFEDRNPEPGEQGEIIIVDLWEGDERVAAATSGWESQVGANVQWGVSDEELYYNDVDVNSWQACGIKLNPFTGERKILDYGIFMISPDGRTAATTCPSRARRTQVGYGVMLPEDQVPVNIGAPEDDGLYVTDTETGRGRLLVSIRTMLEELHNKGKLHLDDYMEGENYGFQCKWNPQGTRLLFVLRSFNKDRTIRKNHVITMKSDGTDIHLAIPSYVWAKGGHHINWTPDGEHLTMNLNIDGQGLRFVKVQYDGEGLRKLLDEVEGSGHPTMHPDGIHLLTDAYLEDTVAFGDNTVPIRLINIKSGYDRLLARVPTQQPFDFTLRVDPHPAWDRTYTRFAFNAYVGGTRRVFVADVSGIVGGKKQS; translated from the coding sequence ATGAACATATCAGATAAGTTTCCTGTATATAACGATTACGCACCTTCTATTCCGATTCACTGTGTAACCCCTGATGAAGGAAGGGTGATTCATCGATTTTTTGATACCTCCCCATTCAGTCCCTCAGGCCGTTATCTTGGGCTGTTCCGAATGCCTTTCGAAGATCGGAACCCTGAGCCGGGGGAGCAGGGAGAGATCATCATCGTCGATCTGTGGGAGGGGGATGAACGTGTAGCGGCCGCAACGAGCGGATGGGAGAGCCAGGTGGGCGCTAATGTGCAATGGGGCGTAAGCGATGAGGAGCTTTATTATAATGACGTTGATGTAAACTCATGGCAAGCTTGCGGGATCAAGCTGAATCCGTTTACCGGGGAAAGAAAAATTCTGGATTACGGGATCTTCATGATTTCGCCAGACGGCAGAACGGCAGCCACCACGTGCCCGTCTCGGGCTAGGAGGACTCAAGTCGGTTACGGGGTGATGCTGCCGGAAGATCAAGTTCCGGTAAATATAGGAGCGCCGGAGGATGACGGTCTTTATGTGACGGATACTGAAACCGGTAGAGGCCGGCTGCTTGTGTCCATTCGAACGATGCTGGAAGAGCTTCACAATAAGGGCAAGCTCCACTTGGATGACTATATGGAAGGAGAGAACTACGGTTTCCAGTGCAAGTGGAATCCTCAGGGAACCCGGTTACTGTTCGTGTTGCGTTCGTTTAACAAGGACAGAACCATCCGGAAGAATCATGTCATCACGATGAAGAGCGACGGAACAGATATTCACTTGGCCATCCCTTCCTATGTGTGGGCTAAGGGAGGCCATCATATCAACTGGACGCCGGACGGAGAGCACTTAACGATGAATCTGAACATCGACGGCCAAGGACTGCGGTTCGTGAAAGTTCAATATGATGGGGAAGGTTTGCGCAAGCTTCTGGACGAGGTTGAGGGCTCCGGTCACCCAACGATGCATCCGGATGGCATTCATCTGTTGACCGATGCTTATTTAGAAGATACGGTCGCTTTTGGCGACAACACAGTGCCGATTCGTTTAATTAATATTAAGAGCGGTTATGACAGGCTGCTTGCGCGCGTGCCCACACAACAGCCATTTGACTTCACACTTCGCGTAGATCCACACCCGGCTTGGGATCGAACTTACACACGGTTTGCATTCAACGCCTACGTGGGAGGTACCCGAAGAGTATTTGTGGCGGATGTCAGCGGTATTGTGGGAGGCAAAAAGCAATCATAG
- a CDS encoding type 2 periplasmic-binding domain-containing protein has product MKHKWMKLPAILLVTALLTAACSTGGGNEQPSLAPTETNEGFSKGKYDPPITLTTIGSVGATHRFKNGETLENNVHTQWAKEKLGIDIKYKWVTSGDQFPTKLRLDLSANEKMPDVMSISDPQLLSDLIESGKFMDITSAFEQYASPKVKQIYSQDPLYWAQVSKDGKRYGIPMLSKAQQNDPLLWIRTDWLQQMKMEPPKTLDDLEKIMDGMLKTDFGTGKVSPPLAISIKDANMPFVQWRGDASWIFGGYGVIPHYWNKWNGDKLEYGSVQPEMKQALAKMQDWYKKGYLSPDVGLIDVGKSDDTFRNQKSGIMTGPTFQSIAVRNFLKKNNPSAVAKPFPIPAGPSGQPGLRSSTIPGGAFLINKDFKHIDAFFLYLNKMYELGDPAKGSEFENGFAEGYDYVIKDGKASSVEEDFPDKTRINVTTYFLGGQSYVDPELELNSYIKLYNGEKPSTPYESRLYNAIPEAERGNPKEVIEWQAAYHTLQQKDRTMANLFLGPPTPTMKSKWESLIKMESETFLKIVYDKASIDEFDAFVTKWNKMGGDKITEEVNAWYDSAVGK; this is encoded by the coding sequence ATGAAACACAAATGGATGAAACTACCTGCAATCCTGTTAGTGACCGCACTACTTACAGCAGCATGTTCCACAGGCGGCGGCAATGAACAACCGTCTTTAGCACCAACAGAAACGAACGAGGGTTTCAGCAAAGGGAAATATGATCCGCCGATTACGTTAACGACGATTGGCTCTGTAGGCGCTACCCACAGATTCAAAAACGGCGAGACCTTGGAAAACAATGTGCATACCCAATGGGCTAAAGAAAAGCTTGGCATTGATATCAAGTATAAATGGGTAACCTCCGGTGACCAATTCCCAACGAAGCTAAGACTGGATTTATCGGCAAATGAAAAGATGCCGGATGTCATGAGTATTTCAGATCCCCAGCTGTTAAGCGATTTGATAGAATCAGGTAAGTTTATGGATATCACCAGCGCGTTCGAACAATACGCTTCCCCTAAAGTTAAACAAATATATAGTCAAGATCCCTTGTACTGGGCACAAGTTAGTAAAGACGGGAAGCGATACGGAATTCCGATGCTTTCCAAGGCTCAGCAGAATGATCCGTTGCTCTGGATTCGCACCGATTGGCTGCAACAAATGAAGATGGAACCGCCTAAGACGCTTGATGATTTGGAAAAGATCATGGATGGTATGCTTAAGACCGATTTTGGCACGGGAAAGGTAAGTCCCCCTCTGGCGATCAGTATCAAGGATGCGAATATGCCGTTTGTACAATGGCGTGGAGACGCAAGCTGGATTTTCGGCGGGTATGGGGTTATCCCGCATTATTGGAACAAATGGAACGGTGACAAACTGGAGTACGGTTCTGTTCAACCGGAGATGAAACAGGCGCTGGCTAAGATGCAGGATTGGTATAAGAAAGGGTATCTCTCCCCGGATGTAGGGTTGATCGATGTAGGAAAGAGCGATGACACGTTCCGGAATCAGAAGTCGGGTATTATGACCGGACCTACCTTCCAATCGATAGCCGTAAGAAACTTTTTGAAGAAGAACAATCCAAGCGCTGTTGCTAAACCGTTTCCGATTCCCGCAGGTCCTTCCGGACAACCAGGACTTAGGAGTTCAACCATCCCGGGCGGCGCGTTCTTAATTAACAAAGACTTTAAACATATTGACGCCTTCTTCCTCTACCTAAACAAAATGTATGAACTAGGCGACCCTGCGAAAGGCAGTGAATTTGAGAACGGCTTTGCTGAAGGTTATGACTACGTTATTAAGGATGGTAAAGCAAGCTCGGTAGAGGAAGACTTTCCGGACAAGACAAGAATAAACGTAACTACATATTTTTTGGGTGGTCAATCCTATGTGGATCCCGAACTTGAACTGAATTCGTATATAAAGCTGTACAACGGTGAGAAGCCTTCAACACCCTATGAGTCGAGATTATATAACGCCATCCCTGAAGCAGAGCGCGGTAATCCTAAAGAGGTAATTGAATGGCAGGCAGCATACCACACGTTACAACAAAAGGATAGAACGATGGCAAACCTGTTCCTGGGTCCTCCAACCCCGACGATGAAGTCCAAATGGGAATCTTTAATTAAGATGGAAAGTGAGACGTTCCTGAAGATTGTGTACGATAAAGCTTCGATTGATGAATTTGATGCGTTTGTGACGAAGTGGAACAAAATGGGCGGCGACAAGATTACAGAGGAAGTCAATGCTTGGTATGATTCCGCGGTAGGTAAATAA
- a CDS encoding carbohydrate ABC transporter permease: MYYKSRSYRVFYILNVILLSLISISCILPLFHVLALSFSSGLAVSANLVTFWPVEFTFDSYNRTFGDADFLRAFYSSILRVFLGVSIGITVTVLTAYPLSKMESLKGGRAITWFFVFTMLFHGGLIPSYILIQQLNLMNTIWALVLPGALGVYNMILMLNFFRAIPKEMEEASLIDGAGHFTTLLRVYLPISMPSIATIVLFVMVGHWNAWFDGLIYMQKENWPMSTLLQTMIKVPDLSAKTVSDTDIADLTERTLKAAKIFIGTLPILLVYPFLQRYFVKGIVLGAVKG, encoded by the coding sequence ATGTACTACAAGTCAAGATCGTATCGCGTATTCTACATCTTGAACGTCATCCTTCTCAGCTTGATTTCGATTAGCTGTATACTGCCCTTATTTCATGTATTAGCCTTATCATTCAGCAGCGGGCTGGCTGTGAGCGCGAACTTGGTAACCTTCTGGCCGGTGGAATTCACCTTCGATTCCTATAATAGAACGTTTGGAGATGCCGATTTTTTGAGAGCTTTTTATTCGTCCATCTTACGCGTGTTCCTTGGTGTTAGCATCGGAATTACGGTTACTGTGCTTACTGCGTATCCATTGTCGAAGATGGAGTCTCTGAAAGGCGGGAGAGCCATTACATGGTTTTTCGTGTTCACGATGCTCTTTCATGGTGGTTTAATCCCTTCCTATATCCTCATCCAACAGCTGAACCTGATGAATACGATCTGGGCTTTAGTGCTGCCGGGAGCTTTAGGGGTGTATAATATGATCCTTATGTTGAATTTCTTTCGGGCCATTCCGAAGGAAATGGAGGAAGCAAGTTTAATCGATGGCGCCGGTCATTTCACTACACTGCTTCGTGTGTATTTACCGATATCGATGCCGTCGATTGCTACTATCGTTTTATTCGTCATGGTGGGTCACTGGAATGCTTGGTTTGATGGTTTGATTTATATGCAAAAAGAGAATTGGCCGATGAGCACATTGTTACAAACGATGATCAAGGTGCCGGACCTAAGCGCCAAAACGGTGTCGGATACGGATATCGCGGATCTGACGGAACGTACATTGAAAGCGGCCAAAATCTTTATCGGGACGCTTCCCATCCTTCTTGTATATCCTTTTCTCCAGCGATATTTTGTGAAAGGGATTGTACTTGGGGCGGTCAAAGGATAG